A region of the Candidatus Eisenbacteria bacterium genome:
CACCTCACCGACTTCGAGCACCCACACGCGCCGGCGCTCGAGTCCCGCCTTCATCGCCGTCGCGCGGCGCCGTGGCACGAAGATCAGCAGGCCGCCGGAGGTTTGAGGATCGTAGAGCGCGAGCTTCACATCCTCCGGAAGGTTCCCCTCGTCCACCTTGTCGGCGTAGAAGAGGCGGTTCTTCTGCAGTCCTCCGGCGATCTCACCGGCGGTTGCCAGCTCCAGCACGCGGGGCAGGAACAGGCGCGGCGTCGGGGTGAGGCGGATGGTCACGCCGCTCGCGTCGGCCACCTGCGATCCGTGCCCCAGCAGGCCGAATCCCGTGACGTCGGTCGCCGCTCGCGCGCCGAATTCCACTGCAGCCTCTGACGCGCGCCGGTTGAGCGTCGCCATCTGCTTCGTGAGCCGGCGCTCGAGCCGCGGATCCAGGTTGCCGTGCTTGAGCGCGGTCGACAGGATGCCGGTGCCCAGCGGCTTGGTGAGCAGCACGCGATCGCCCGGGCGCGCTCCGGCGTTGGACAGCAGCTGACGGCGCTTGACGACACCGGTGACTGCGTACCCGAACTTCAGCTCCGGATCGCGCACCGAATGTCCGCCCAGAACGCTCACGCCGGCTTCGCGCATCTTGGCTTCGCCGCCTCTCAGGATCTCCCGCAGCACCTCGGGCGGCAGCGTGGCATCCGGGTAGCACAGCACGGCGAGCGCGGTGAGCGGCGTGGCCCCCATGGCGTAGACGTCGGAGAGGGCATTGGCCGCGGCGATCTGCCCGTAGTCGAACGGATCGTCCACCACCGGGGTGAAGAAGTCGACGGTCTGCACCAGCGCTTCACCCTTGCCGTGCAGAAAGACGCCCGCGTCGTCCAGAGTCGTGTGATCCACCAGGACGCGGCGGTCACGCTTCCCCGGAGTCAGCCCTTGCAACGCCGTGCGCAGGTCTCCCGGACCCAGCTTTGACGCTCAACCGGCGCAGGCCACCTGAGCGGTGAGCTTCACCTCGATGCGCCGCCGCTCGTCGCGGGGAGATGTCTTCGGCAGGGCCGCTCCTTCCGCCTACGCGCGCTTGAAGGCGACGGCTTCGATCTCGACCCGAGCGCCTTTGGGCAGGCCCACCGCGGCGATGGTGGTACGCGCCGGAGGAGGTCCGGTGAAACGGCGCGCGTAGATTTCGTTCATGGCCTGGAAGTCCTGCATGTCGGTGAGGAACACCGTGGTCTTGACCACGTCGGCAAAACCGCATCCCGCGCCCTCGAGCACCGCCTCGAGGTTCTGGAACACGCGCTCGGTCTGTTCGGCGATGCCACCGGTGACCAGCTCGCCGCGCGCCGGGTCGATCCCGACCTGCCCCGCGGTGAATACCAGTCGTCCGACCCCCGGAAGCTCGATGACCTGGCCCTGGCTGTAGGGACCGATCGCCCGCGGCGCCCCCTCGACCTCGATCGCGCGCATCGTCATTCGACGGTCACGCTCTTGGCCAGGTTGCGCGGTTGATCGACGTCGCAGCCCCGCAATACCGCCGTGTGGTAGGCCAGCAGCTGGAGCGGGATGACCGAGAGCAGCGGCTGCAGGCACGACACCGTGGGCGGCACGTAGAGCACGTGATCGGCCAGCTCCTGCACGTGCTGGTCGCCTTCGGTGGCGATCGCGATGATGCGGCCGCGGCGCGCGCGCACCTCCATCATGTTGTTCATGACCTTGTCGTAGGCGGCGTCGCGGGTGCAGATGAAGACCACGGGCATGTGGTCGTCGATCAAGGCGATCGGGCCGTGCTTCATCTCCGCCGCGGGATAGCCCTCGGCGTGGATGTAGGAGATCTCCTTGAGCTTGAGCGCGCCTTCCAGCGCCACCGGGAAGTTGTAGCCGCGTCCCAGGTAGAGGAAGTTGTTGTGCTTGGCATGCTCCTCGGCGATCCGCTTCACAGGGTCGCTGTGGTCGAGGATGCGCTGGATCTTCTCCGGGATCTCTTCCAGCGCGCGGGCCACCTCGATCCCGTCCTCCAGCGACATCTGGCGCTGGCGAGCGAGCGCCAGCGTGACCAGAGCCAGCACCGTCACCTGGCTCGTGAAGGCCTTGGTCGAGGCCACGCCGATCTCCGGCCCCGCGTGGATGTACACCCCCGCGTTCGATTCACGCGCGATGGTGGAGCCCACCACATTGACGATCCCGAACGCGCGCGCGCCCTTGCGCTGCGCCTCCCGCATCGCCGCCAGCGTGTCGGCGGTCTCTCCCGACTGCGAGATGACCAGCACCGCGGTGCCCTGGTTGACGATGGGATTGCGGTAGCGGAACTCGGAAGCGTATTCGACCTCGACCGGAATGCGCGCGTGCTCTTCCAGCATGTATTCGCCGATCAGCCCGGCGTGCCACGAGGTGCCGCAAGCCAGGATGATGATGCGGCGGATCTCGCGCATTTCCTCCGGCGTCAGCTTGAGGCCGCTCAGCCGCGCGGTGCCCGATTCCAGGAGCAGACGGCCGCGTATCCCGTTGCGCACCGACTCCGGCTGCTCGTGGATCTCCTTGAGCATGAAGTGCTCGTATCCGCCCTTCTCGATGCGGGCGAGATCCCACTCCACTTCGTGCACCTGCTTGTTGACCGGCGCATGCGCAATGGTCGAGGTGTGGAGACCGTCGGGCGTGAGCGTGACCATCTCGCCATCGTCGAGATAGATGACCTGCCGCGTGTGCTCGACGATCGGCGCCACATCGGAGGCCAGGAAGTATTCGCCGTCCGCGACGCCGACCACCAGCGGACTGCCGTGCCTGGCGCCGATCACCACGCCCGGTTCGTCGGCCGACACCACCGCGATTCCGTACGTCCCTTCGACCAGCCGCAGCGCCGCGCCCACCGCCTGCTCGAGCTTGAGGCCGCGCTTCACGTGCTCTTCGACGAGGTGGACCAGGACTTCCGTATCGGTTTCGGTGGTGAACTTGTGTCCCGCTTCCTTGAGGGCGCTCTTCAGAACGAGGTAGTTCTCGATGATGCCGTTGTGCACCAGCGCGATACGGCCTTTGCAGTCCGTGTGCGGGTGGGCGTTGATGTCGTTGGGCTCGCCGTGGGTCGCCCAGCGGGTATGTGCGATGCCCGTGGTTCCCCCCATGTGGCCGTTGAGGCGCGACTCCAGCACGCGAATCTTGCCGGCGGCTTTCGACACTCCGAGCTTGCCGTTCTCCTGGATCGCCACACCGGCGGAGTCATAGCCACGGTATTCGAGACGCTTGAGCCCCTCCATCAGAATGGGGAGGCACTGGCGATGCCCGACGTAGCTCACGATTCCGCACATGGGCCCTCCTACGAAGCTCCGGCCAGCGCGCGGCTCGCGATGGCGACCAGTTCACCCGTACGACCCTCGCTCGGCGATTCGGCGATCACGCGCACGACTGGCTCGGTGCCCGACGGCCTCACGTGGACCCAGTCCTCGCCCTGAGAGAGGCGCAAGCCGTCGGTCGACTCGGCCGCGAAACCCGGAAAGGCGGCGCGCAGACGATCCGCGGCGCGCTCCCAGGGCTCGGGAGAGCGCCCGGCCTTCTGCTTTCGCATCACCAGACGGGGAAGACGATCGGCCAACGCGCGCAACGACTCACCATTTCTCATGGCCTGGGCGATCAGAGCGATCGCGACGAGGCCGTCACGTCCGTAGTGTGCGGCCGGCAGGATGACGCCACCATTGCCTTCACCGCCGACCACCGCTCGCAGCTCGCGCATGGCGGCGACCACGTGCGCCTCGCCCACCGGTGATCGATGGAGGGGCACACCGGCGTGCGCGCAAACGGCGTCCATCATACGGGAGGTGGATAGGTTTGTCACCACCGGGCCCTTGCGGCGCGTGAGCACGGTGGCCGTCGCCAGCGCGACCGTGAACTCTTCACCGAGCGGCAAGCCCGCGCCGTCCACGAAAGCCGCGCGGTCGGCGTCCGGGTCGAGCGCGACGCCGAAATCGGCCTTGGCTTCCCGCACGGCCTGGCCCAGGGATCCGAGATGCTCCGGCAGCGGCTCGAGCTCGCGCGTGAACTCGCCGTTCGGCACACAGTCGAGCTCGATCACGTGCGCGTTGAGCTCGCGCAGCAGTCGCGGGGCCGTCACTCCCCCGACACTCGCGCAACCGTCGACCACGACCCTGAGCGAGCGTTTGCGGATGGCTTCGACGTCGATGTCGGAGAGCCCGAGCACGCGCTCGATGTGCCAATCATCTGCGCGAGTTTCCGTGCGCTCGCTCCCTATTTGCTCGAAAGACTTCCACAGGTCGCGATCGGCCTCGAAGCGTGCCTTCACCTTCGCTCCGGTCTCGGCATCGATGAACTCGCCGCGGCCCGAGAGGAATTTGAGCGCATTCCATTCCGCCGGGTTGTGGCTGGCGGTGAGGATGATTCCGCCCGCCGCCTCGAGTTTCTCGACGGCGAGCTGGGTGGCCGGCGTGGTGGCGAGCCCCAGGTCCGCCACATCGCGGCCGGCGGCCATCAAGCCCGCGGAGACCGCGCGGTACACCATCGGGCCCGAGCGTCGGGCATCACGCCCCACGACGATCTCCCCGGGGGGCAGCTCGGCGGCGAAGGCCGCCACGAAGCGCGCCAGCACCGGAGGCGTCAGCGACTCCCCGACGATGCCGCGCACCCCGGCGACGCTGATCATGAGCGGTGCGTTCATGGGGCGCGGAGGTTACGCGAGGGGCGCACCCGCACCAAGTGCCGAGCCGGTGCTAGGCTCGTCATCGAAGGGAGGACGAATGACCCGGGACGAGCTGATGAAGATGGAGCGAGCGCTGGACAAGGCGACCACGGCCCTCGGGGTCGCCGGCGAGGCCGCCACGCTCGGGAAGAGCAAGGATGTCGAGCGCGCGATCAAGGAGGCGGCGGAAGAACTCAAGGAGTGCCGACAGATCCTCGGCCACATCCGCGTCGAAGGCTGACCATGAAGTGGAGCTGGCGACCGGAATCGAACCAGCCGCTGGAGATCACAGCCAGAGATCGAAGCCGGCTCGCAGGGTGATGAGCATGAGATCGGGCTGCCCCAAGTCCTGGTTCTCGCCCAGGAAGTCGCCGCGAACCTCGATGCGCACCGTTCCACGATCCTTGGCCACCACATGTCTCACCCCGATGCCCCCGCCGTAGGACTTGGTGGTCGTCGTCAGAGCGTCGCCACCCTGACGGATCAATCCCACGCCCGCGTTGACGAATGGCGCGATCAATGAATGCTCCAGGAAGACGTGCTGGTAGCCGAGCGTGCCGACGGTGAGAACGATCGAGCTCCCGCCTTCGTCGATCCATATGGCCCCGAGGTCCAGGATGGCCTCGTTGGTTCGAAAGACGCTGCCGAACGCGAGCCGAAGGGAAGGCTGATAGGCGAAGGCGTTGCCGGGCGCCGCCGCGATGGTGCTGGAGCCTCCGCCTTCTTCGGCGCGAAGTGAGCTCAGCCCGAGATGGGTGCCCAAGCTCCAGGCCCCGGCCAGCGTGGGAGAGGGCAGCACGCCGAGAATCACCACCGTCAGACCTCGGATCCACGTTCTGGACATCGGTCGGCCTCCGGGTTGAAGATTCCGCCCGCGCAGGATCGCAGCGTAAGGCGAGACGTGCAATGAGAGGTGCGATGCCCTTGGGCTCGATGGTGCGGCAGGTGAGGGGACGACTCGGCGTCGGCGTCGGCGCCGCGGCCCTGCTCGTTTCGTGCAGCAGTCTGCCGGAGGGGCCCAATGACAACGCCTGGAGACTCCTGCCGGGGCACGTCGAAACCCTTCAGGTTCCCGCGTTCCGCAATGGACGGCAGTGCTGGGTCTACCTGCCACCCGGGTACGCGACGAGCACGCGTCGGTATCCCGTGCTCTACATGAACGACGGGCAGACGGCATTCGAAGGGAATTCCGGGATCCACGTCAACCGCATCTGCGAGGATCTGATTCGCAGCGGCGAGATCGAGCCCATCATCGTCGTCGCCGTGTCCCCTTTGAATTTCGACCAGCGATTCGTCGACTACACTCCTTGGCCAGGCCCCTATCACCGTCCCAGCGGGTTCGGCGACTTCTACCTGCAGGCGCTGCGCGACACGTTGAAGCCCGAGATCGACAGACGCTATCGCACACTGCCGGACCAGGCGAACACCGCGATCGAGGGCGGTTCGCTGAGTGGCCTGATCGCCGCTTACGCGGGGTTCGAGTACGACAGCACGTTCGGAAAGGTCGCGGCGTTCTCACCGAGCTATTGGTGGTGGGGGGATGGCGGCAAGACGATCTACGACGTGGTTCCGGCCACCCGGTGGCAGAGCCGGATCGTCAAGTTCTATCAGGACACGGGCTACGCCGATGACAACGATATCGACTACATGACCGCCCGGCTTAGTCAGAGCGGCTTCATTGAAGGACTCGACTTCATGTCAAATACGGAGCGGGGTGGCACGCACACCCAGGACGCGTGGGAGCACCGGTTCCCCGACATGCTGCGATTCCTGTTTCCGGCCAAGGAAGCGCCCGTTTGGCCGGACCCCATCATCCGGTTTCCGCCGTAGCGATCAGATCTCCTTCGACGCGGCTGTGAAGCCGTGGGTGCCGAAGGTTGGAATGGAGCTGGTGACCGGAATCGAACCGGTGACCCCGTCATTACGAGCGCCCGAAGGCCCTCCCCCGCCTGCGGGACGTACAGGCACTGACGAGACGAAATCCTAGACCAATCGAACGTTGGACGACCTCTCCGGGGACGGAGCGGCAAGCGTCCCCAGCGACCTTCCGCGTCCGTTCCCGCACGTTTCCCGCACGGCGCTACTGCAGCATCCGTCCTGTACGCGGGGCACTAGGCTCGCCTCGAACTGAAATCGAGGCTCGACCAGTTCCGTGCAGTCGGGGCTCGTCTCGCCAGCGATCAATGAGAAGCGAGCAATTGATCTTAGGTCCGCTCGCTCGGAGATCCTTGAACCGTCTCTCGCGCCTTCGAAGACCGTGAGTCGCCGTCCGAGAAAGGAAGGAGGCGCAGCAGGGACGGGGGACTCTCTTCAGTGCGATCGCGTACTGAGAACGTCAGACGATAGAGACCTGGTTCATAGGGCACGAGTGGTCCGCCAGGAACGTACCTAAACCCTGGGATATCGAACTCGAACTCGTGTTTCTCCTTGGGCTCGAGGTACAAGCCGGAGCCAGGCGGCCAGGCAAATCCCAACCGGTATGCGGCCACCGCGGCTCCCTCGAAGTCCTCCAATCCAAGGAGATAGAAACCCGCGCCTTCGCCGATGAGCACTCGTTCGTTCCCTGGATTGCTGAGAGAGAACTGCACCGTGATGACGCCGCCGGTTGGAATGACGCGGGGATCTGCCTTCACCGAGAGGACAAGGTGGTCGCTACTCGAAGCGTCGGCCACCTGTGCCCGCCGCGCCTGCCTCTGCGGAAGCTCCAGAAGAGGAGCATTGGGTTGAACGCAACCGCCCATCGCCAGAATCAGGACGAGGGGAAACATCGGCCTCATGACACCTCCTGACCCCGGTCGAATCTAGAAACCGCGACGCCGATCATTTCGCCCCTTCGACACGTCGTAGCGTCGCTCAAGGTCATCGTGGCATCTGACCGCGCTCACCGTCAATCGTGGAAGGCGCCCAAGTCACGCCAGCGCTTCTCGACGCGGCTGAAGCCGTGCGTGCCGAGGGTCGAAATGGAGCTGGTGACCGGAATCGAACCGGTGACCCCGTCATTACGAGTGACGTGCTCTACCAGCTGAGCTACACCAGCTCCGTGTCGCAGAGCGACTTCGGCCTTGCGAGCGCGCCGCCGAGGCGAAGCAATGGCGAGCGGACCCGTTCCAGAAGTGGGGCGCGACTCTAGCATTTCTTACCCACTCTCGGAAGCGAGACGGTCCAATCCCCCAGCAACGGGAATGCCCCTCACCAAGACCTACGGCTCGGCTTCAGCGAACCCCTGGACGGACCGCCCTCTCCTTGCCGCGCGAGACGCGGCCGCGAGAGGGCCGTCCGGCGGCGACCGCGTTCACGACGTACGTGCCGCTCCGATCGTCCTTGCGAAGCGTGACCACTCTCGATTCCTGCGCATCTTCGAGGAGCTCACTGAAGCTCCCGTAACCCAGGGCCGCCTCGGAGAAGTCGGGGCGCTTCCGCTTCATGGTGTCCTTTACGAGTGAGGCCTGAATCACATCGAAGTTCTCGCGCTGCAGGGCACGCACCGTATCCGCCAACAGCCGGAACGCCTGCTCTCTCCCGTGCGCGGGCCTCGAGCCCGAGTCCGAGGAAGCCGCGCCGGCCTCCAGGTCTTCGTAGTAGAT
Encoded here:
- the selD gene encoding selenide, water dikinase SelD; protein product: MEVKLTAQVACAGUASKLGPGDLRTALQGLTPGKRDRRVLVDHTTLDDAGVFLHGKGEALVQTVDFFTPVVDDPFDYGQIAAANALSDVYAMGATPLTALAVLCYPDATLPPEVLREILRGGEAKMREAGVSVLGGHSVRDPELKFGYAVTGVVKRRQLLSNAGARPGDRVLLTKPLGTGILSTALKHGNLDPRLERRLTKQMATLNRRASEAAVEFGARAATDVTGFGLLGHGSQVADASGVTIRLTPTPRLFLPRVLELATAGEIAGGLQKNRLFYADKVDEGNLPEDVKLALYDPQTSGGLLIFVPRRRATAMKAGLERRRVWVLEVGEV
- a CDS encoding RidA family protein codes for the protein MRAIEVEGAPRAIGPYSQGQVIELPGVGRLVFTAGQVGIDPARGELVTGGIAEQTERVFQNLEAVLEGAGCGFADVVKTTVFLTDMQDFQAMNEIYARRFTGPPPARTTIAAVGLPKGARVEIEAVAFKRA
- the glmS gene encoding glutamine--fructose-6-phosphate transaminase (isomerizing) is translated as MCGIVSYVGHRQCLPILMEGLKRLEYRGYDSAGVAIQENGKLGVSKAAGKIRVLESRLNGHMGGTTGIAHTRWATHGEPNDINAHPHTDCKGRIALVHNGIIENYLVLKSALKEAGHKFTTETDTEVLVHLVEEHVKRGLKLEQAVGAALRLVEGTYGIAVVSADEPGVVIGARHGSPLVVGVADGEYFLASDVAPIVEHTRQVIYLDDGEMVTLTPDGLHTSTIAHAPVNKQVHEVEWDLARIEKGGYEHFMLKEIHEQPESVRNGIRGRLLLESGTARLSGLKLTPEEMREIRRIIILACGTSWHAGLIGEYMLEEHARIPVEVEYASEFRYRNPIVNQGTAVLVISQSGETADTLAAMREAQRKGARAFGIVNVVGSTIARESNAGVYIHAGPEIGVASTKAFTSQVTVLALVTLALARQRQMSLEDGIEVARALEEIPEKIQRILDHSDPVKRIAEEHAKHNNFLYLGRGYNFPVALEGALKLKEISYIHAEGYPAAEMKHGPIALIDDHMPVVFICTRDAAYDKVMNNMMEVRARRGRIIAIATEGDQHVQELADHVLYVPPTVSCLQPLLSVIPLQLLAYHTAVLRGCDVDQPRNLAKSVTVE
- the glmM gene encoding phosphoglucosamine mutase gives rise to the protein MNAPLMISVAGVRGIVGESLTPPVLARFVAAFAAELPPGEIVVGRDARRSGPMVYRAVSAGLMAAGRDVADLGLATTPATQLAVEKLEAAGGIILTASHNPAEWNALKFLSGRGEFIDAETGAKVKARFEADRDLWKSFEQIGSERTETRADDWHIERVLGLSDIDVEAIRKRSLRVVVDGCASVGGVTAPRLLRELNAHVIELDCVPNGEFTRELEPLPEHLGSLGQAVREAKADFGVALDPDADRAAFVDGAGLPLGEEFTVALATATVLTRRKGPVVTNLSTSRMMDAVCAHAGVPLHRSPVGEAHVVAAMRELRAVVGGEGNGGVILPAAHYGRDGLVAIALIAQAMRNGESLRALADRLPRLVMRKQKAGRSPEPWERAADRLRAAFPGFAAESTDGLRLSQGEDWVHVRPSGTEPVVRVIAESPSEGRTGELVAIASRALAGAS
- a CDS encoding alpha/beta hydrolase-fold protein codes for the protein MPLGSMVRQVRGRLGVGVGAAALLVSCSSLPEGPNDNAWRLLPGHVETLQVPAFRNGRQCWVYLPPGYATSTRRYPVLYMNDGQTAFEGNSGIHVNRICEDLIRSGEIEPIIVVAVSPLNFDQRFVDYTPWPGPYHRPSGFGDFYLQALRDTLKPEIDRRYRTLPDQANTAIEGGSLSGLIAAYAGFEYDSTFGKVAAFSPSYWWWGDGGKTIYDVVPATRWQSRIVKFYQDTGYADDNDIDYMTARLSQSGFIEGLDFMSNTERGGTHTQDAWEHRFPDMLRFLFPAKEAPVWPDPIIRFPP